DNA from Thermotoga sp. Mc24:
AGTACTCACTGATGCTGATGGAAATCAAGTACAGCGCTATGAACAAAAAGATAGACGTTACAACAGGAGTCAGCACCCACCACCAGTATCCCAGTAGAAGGGCCTGGTAGTTTATCGACCACTGAAGCATGGTGCCGAGTGTGGGTATGTCCAGGTTCGACACACCCAGTATCGCGAGTGTGATTTCCATTCCAATAGCCCAGGACATGTTACCTATGAGAGTGGCGAATATGAGCGGTATCAGAAACGGTAAATACTCTTTGAAAACGATCGAAAGGGCTTTTGATCCAGAGAGAAGAGCGGTGTAGGTGAAATCCCTTTCCCTCAAACTCAAAACCTGAGACCTGATCACCCTCGCATCCCATGCCCAGCCAAAGACTCCAAGGAGAAGCCCAAGTGTGGGTAAATTTAAACGTCCTTTTACTATTGTAGCAATAAGAACAATGATGATAAAAAGTGGTATAACCAAGAAGGAGTCGCTGAGAAATGTCAAAACTCTATCTGCGGCTCCTCCTTTGTATCCGGCTATCATACCAACGATCATGGCTATGACTCTCGATACAAGTCCCGCGATCAGTGACATGACAAGTGAGTTTCTCACAGCGAAAGTGAGTTTCCAGAAAATGTCCTGTCCCATCGAGTTGGTTCCAAGTATGTGAGGCCAATGGGGTGGAAGATCCCTCGGGACCTGATTCCACAGGTACGGGTTGTACGGTGAAAAGAAAGACAGGATAGAGAGTGTCAAAAGTACCAGAAGAACTATGAAGCCGAATCTGAAACGTGTATCTCTCAACAGATCTTTCAACACCTGCATTTTTTCCACTCCTTTTTCATCTGTATCTCACCCTTGGATCGAATAGTGGGTAGAGAAGATCTATCAAAAGAATACTGGTTGTGATCAAAAGAATGGAGAGTGTACTCACTCCCATCAAAAGGTTGTAGTCACCTGTAAAAATGGCGTTGTAGAGAAGTGTTCCAATGCCAGGATAGGAGAACACGATCTCCGTGATCAAAGCACCTCCAAAGATCTGTCCCAGAGAGAGAGCAAGACCCGTTATCTGTGGTAACATAGCGTTTCTTATGACATATCTTCGAACGATTCTTCTTTCTTCTATTCCTCCCATCTTTGCGTATTTCACATAGTCCTCTGATTTCACACTCTGAACCACGAGTTTCATGGCTTGGAACCAAACAAATATTCCTATTAAAAGTAAAGAAAGCGCGGGAAGAAAAGCGTGTTTTAGGAGTATCAGCAGGTTTTCCCAGCTGAAGGTGAATTTCATTCCTATTGCAAAACCTCCGCCGATTGGAAAGATGGGAAGTATATACGCAAGGAGGATCAAAAGTCCGAGTGCGAGGATGTAGTACGGCATCGGTCTTATCACCATCGCAATACCATCGAGAATCTTCACCCATTTTCTGTCAGAGAAGTATCCTGCGAGTCCTCCAAGAATGTTTCCTATGATCCAGGAAATGACAGTCGTTACAAACAAGAGCCAGGCAGTCCAGGGCAGTGATTGTCTTATTAATTTCATCACAGGAGTTGGAAACTGAAAGTATGAAGGACCAAAATCGCCTTTTAAAAGTCTTTTCCAGAAGTTGACGTACTGATCCCACAGGCTTCCTTTCAGCCCATAAAGTTCTTTCAAGGTTTCTGTCATCTCTTCTATCGCCTTTGGATCCATGTACGTTCCTTGTGTCACAAGACGACTTATGAACTGTTGAACTGGATCTGTTGGTAGGAATCTCGGAATGAAGAAAATCATAGTAATTCCTACCCAGATGACAAGAAAATAAGTTATCAATCTCGGAAGCAGGTATCTTCTTACAAAACTCAAGGTATCTGCCCTCCTTTTCTCTTTAAAGGACCGGGGGTGTTCCCCCCGGCCCCCTGTTTGAAAGTATTTTACATCATTTTCTACCGGTTGGTTTCAGGAACGGAAGCATGTACTTGAAGTTCGGCCAATGTGTATACGGTTGTGCGTACATGTTCTCCGCTGTTGGATAATTTGTCCAATAATATTCATCGTATACTACCACACCAGGATAGTTAAACGTCGGGATTGTTGGCATTTCTTTGACAAGAAGTTTCAAGCCCTCCACTCCGAGTTCAATGAGTTTCTTTGTGTCTCCCCAGGCCGTCTTCTGTATTTCGTCTATGATCTTGTCCATTTCGGGATTGGTCCATCTTGCGTAGTTACCCCACGGCGCATCTTCACCTAGAGGAACAAGGTATTTGGAATGGAACGGCTCAAGCGTTCTGAACAGATCAGGATGTCCTCCCCATGGCTCTGCTGCTGGCCAATCTGTAGATACTTCAAATTCTCCTTGTGGATGGAGAGTACCACCTAGTTCTGTCGGCTGAACAACTACGTCTATACCAAACTTTTTCCAGGCTTGAGAAGCTGCAAAAGCGTTCCTTTCGGCAGGTCCAGCAGGATTCATACCTGTATTGATAGTGATCTTCCAGAGTTCACCATTTGGTAGATGCCATTTTCCGTCTTTGTCTCTATAGAATCCGTTCTTTTCCAGAAGCTTTTCTGCAACATCGGGGGCATACTTCCACCAACCAGGTCCGAAGATCCTCTTGATCAGCTCGGGATTATCTGGGACAGGGTATCCTCTCTTTCTTGCGTACTCTGCCAGCCTGAATCCAGCCTCGGGATCGTATGGCTTGAACTTTTCGCCGTTTCCAAGATCAAGCTCGAAGTTCTTCAGCCAGTCTTCAAGTTTTGTGAAGTACCAGTTGTAGTATGCGGTTGTGAGAGGAATGTGAATTGGGCTCAACGTTACTGCTCCGTCAAATGCGTTAGCAGCGTATTCAACGATATCAATTGCAAGAACAAGAGCCCATCTCACTTCAGGATTGTTGAAGGGTTCTTTGGCAGTGTTGAAGTGGAGACCTGTCACACACGGGTCTATGTTGACAGTCCACGGAAAGTTTTTCCTCCAGGCTCTGGCTGTCTTAACCCTGTTGAGAACCGCTTTGAGAGCTTCAAGTGACATATCTGAAATGTCAAGCTGATGCTGTGCCATCGCAAGAACTCTCTTTTCTGGAGCACTATGGAAAATCATCAATACATATTTTGGCTGCGGCATTCCGTAAAGCATACCAGTTGGTGTTCTATCCCAGTCTTCTCTTCTCTGCCAGAGCGTCCAGTATCCTCCTGGATCGTAACTGTGAAGAACGTAGGGCCCTGTTCCAACAGGTGGATTGAAATCGAATGTGAGAGGATCTTCCACCTTTTCAAACACGTGCTTTGGAAGCGGTCTCAGAGCGCCCCATCTGTCGAGGAAATAAGTGTGGAACCTGGAGTTTGGTTCTTCGAGTTTTATCAGGACTGTGTAGTCATCAACCTTCACTATTTCTTTTACTTGCTGCATTTGGGCATGGTAACCAAATCCTTCGGTGTTCTTTGCAAGTTCAATAGTGTAGATGAGGTCGTCCGCTGTGAACGGTACACCATCGCTCCAGTAAACACCTTTCCTGAGTTTGATGGTAACTTCTGTGAAGTCAGAGTTGTACTTCGGAGGTTCTGCGGCGAGTGCATTGATAATTTCTCCTGTAGCGTACTCAACACACCACAGAGGTTCAAGGAGCAGGTTTTGAATACCCCTGTCGTTCCAAACCCAAGTGGCCCAGATGTTGAAGTTTCCAGCGTTTGCTGCCCTTCCCGTAAGATATTGAGCTATGAGTGTTTCGTTTCTGGGAATACCTGGTGGCAACTGCTGTGCAAAGAACAGACTGAACATGGAAATGACGAACAAAACTACAAGAAACTTCTTCATGAAAACTCACCTCCCTTGATTGTATGTTATATTTTTTCCTTTCGGGAAATATTTTAATGTAAATCTCCGAGAAAATCAAGGTGCGTTTTTTTGGGATAATGGAGGTTATCTGCACTTGTAAAAGATTATTTCAAAATATTGTCGTTTTTCTTCTTTTTTCTCTTTTTTCCTTTCTGGTATTATATTTTCGTTAAATCATAGAGAAGGAGGTTTCATGTTATGAAAATATTACCTTCTGTGTTGATCCTTTTGTTGGGATGTGTTCCGGTTTTCAGCTCTCAAAATGTATCTCTGAGAGAGCTCGCAGAAAAGCTGAACATCTATATTGGTTTTGCCGCAATCAACAATTTCTGGTCTCTTTCCGACGCAGAAAAGTACATGGAAGTTGCGAGAAGAGAATTCAACATCCTGACCCCTGAGAACCAGATGAAGTGGGATACGATCCATCCAGAAAGAAACAGATACAATTTCACTCCCGCTGAAAAACACGTTGAGTTTGCAGAAGAAAACAACATGATCGTGCATGGACACACTCTTGTCTGGCACAACCAGCTTCCTGGATGGATCACTGGTAGAGAATGGACAAAGGAAGAACTTCTGAGCGTTCTTGAAGACCACATAAAAACGGTGGTGTCTCATTTCAAAGGTAGAGTGAAGATCTGGGATGTGGTGAACGAAGCGGTGAGCGATTCTGGAACCTACAGGGAAAGCGTGTGGTACAAGACGATCGGTCCTGAATACATTGAAAAAGCGTTCAGATGGGCAAAAGAAGCCGATCCAGATGCGATTCTCATCTACAACGACTACAGCATAGAAGAAATAAACGCGAAATCGAACTTCGTCTACAACATGATAAAAGAGTTGAAAGAAAAGGGAGTGCCTGTAGATGGGATAGGATTTCAGATGCACATAGACTACAGAGGGTTCAATTATGACAGTTTCAGAAGGAATTTGGAGAGGTTTGCGGAACTCGGTCTTCAAATATACATCACAGAGATGGATGTGAGAATTCCTCTCAGTGGTTCGGAAGATTATTACTTGAAAAAACAGGCCGAAATTTGTGCGAAGATCTTCGATATATGCTTGGACAACCCTGCGGTTAAAGCGATCCAGTTTTGGGGATTCACAGACAAATACTCCTGGGTTCCCGGCTTTTTCAAAGGGTACGGAAAAGCGTTGCTCTTCGATGAGAATTACAACCCCAAGCCTTGTTATTACGCAATAAAAGAGGTGCTGGAGAAAAAGATAGAAGAAAGAAAATGAGGGGGCGATGCCCCCTTATTTTCAGCAGTATCTCTTTTTCATTTTGTCGATGGCTTCCCAGAGGCCGAGAATGTAGGTTGCACCGAGTGCCCTGTCGTAGAGTCCATAGCCGGGACGTGCCTTTTCACCCCAGATCAGCCTTCCATGATCAGGACGTATGTACCCTTCGTAGTCTATGTCATGAAACGCTTTCATCACTTCAAAGAGATCGTGAGAACCGCAGAAGGAAGGATGTGCAGTTTCGTAGAAACTCTTCTCACCGGTGAACTTCAGGTTTCTCACGTGTGCAAAGTGGATCCTGCCCATCTTTCCGAAATATCTGATCATCTCAGGTATGTTGTTCTCAGGATTTGCTCCGAGTGATCCCATGCAGAACGTTATTCCGTTGTAGGGGCTGTCAACAGCTTTCAACATTCTCTCTATGTTTTCCTTGTTTGTTATAATCCTTGGCAGGCCAAAAATACTCCATGGTGGATCATCCGGGTGTATTGCGAGTTTCACATCGCATTCTTCACAAACGGGGATAACTCTTTCGAGAAAATAAACCAGGTTTTCGAAGAGTTTTTCTTCATCTACGTTCTTGTAGAGTTCGAAGGTTTCTCTCAGTTTCTCCAGTCTGTCCCATTCCCATCCTGGGAGGACGAAACCCTGAGAGCCCTCTTTCACTCGTTTTATGAGTTCGTCTGGTGTTACCCCTTCGATGAGACGGTGATCGTACTCCATCGTTTCAGAACCATCCGGGAGTTTTTTGTGTAGATCCGTTCTCATCCAGTCGAATACGGGCATGAAGTTGTAGCAGACTACCTTCACACCGGCCTTTGCCAGGTTTCTGATCGTTTCCTTGTAGTTCTCTATATACCTGTCCCTTGTGGGAAGACCCAGTTTTATGTCTTCGTGGACGTTCACACTCTCGATAACTTCGAGTTTCAATCCCGCTTTTTCAACGGTTTCTTTCAGCTTCATTATTTCCTCAAGTGGCCAGACTTCTCCCACAGGTATGTCAAACAAAGCCCCTACGACTCCTTCTACTCCTGGGATCTGACGTATTTGTTCCAGTGTCACGGTATCGTGTTTTTCACCATACCATCTGAAGACAAGCTTCATTCATTTTCCCTCCCAACGACTTCTTCGAGTGTTTTCCTCACAGCTCGTGGCCCTGTGATCATTTTCTTGAACAGTTCTTCTATTTTTTCTCCAAGTCCTACTTCGTACAGGTTCACTCTGAAAAGCTGCTGGCTGGAAAGGATTGGTTTCAGATGATCATCCGTGGATTCGGGATCGCCGAATTTTATCTTTGAAACGTAAGACCTCAGGTTCTCAAGAAGGGGATCTGGACTGAGCTGCATTTCTTTTCCTTCATCGTCTATTCCCATGAGGTATCTGCACCATCCCGCTATCACAAGTGGTATGTATTTCAGATTCCTTGGATCCAGATCTGGTCTTTCGTGGTATGCCTTTATAGTTTCGCCGAACCTGATAGGCATCTTTTGAGAGGTATCCGTTGCTATTCTCTGCGGTGTGTCTGGCAGATACGGATTGGGAAGTCTGATGTTTATCACTTCGTTCAAGAATTCTCTTGGATTTATGATACCAGGATCTACCACAACTTTTATTCCCTCTTCTCCCACACCTTCTACAAGTTTTTTCAGGAGGGGGTCTTTCATTTCGTCTGCGATCTTTTTGTATCCCAGAAGGCAACCGAAGATGGCCAGCGCTGTGTGAAGAGGATTGAGACAGGTTGTCACCTTCATTCTTTCTGCCTTCTCAACAGTTTCTCTGTCTGTCAGAAAAACGTTCCTATCTGCTCCTTCGAGTTTTGGCCGGCCGTTCGGAAAGCTGTCTTCTATCACCAGATACTGAGCCCATTCCATGTTTACGAAAGGAGCGATGTGGGTCCTCTTGGATGTCACAAAGATTTCCATTCCCCCTATTCCAAGTTTTTCTAAGTGCTCTTTTATGAATTCTGAAGGACCCGGTACAATCTTGTCTATCATACTCCATGGGAAAGCAACGTCTTTTTCCAGATAATCAATGAAATCTTTTTCCACCAGACCGTTTTTAACCCACTCCTCGGAAATTCTTTTCACAGAGCTGTAGAGTTTTTCGCCATTTCTTGAGAAATTATCGAGGCTGAGAAGAGCGATAGGAAGTCTTCCTGCTTTGAATCTTTCGTAAAGAAGTGCAGCCACTTTTCCCATCGATGTTTGGGGTGAGACAGGACCGTTTTTCATGTCCTCCATCACCTGAGGAAAGAGGTTCCCGGCCTGATCTTCTATGTTGTAGCCTTTTTCTGTGATGGTGAGAGAAGCGAGCTGAAGAGAAGGATTTCTAAAGATTTCTTTTGCTCTTTCCCAGTCTGGATGCGAAGGATCTCCCTTGAGAGCTTCCATCACGCTCGCTATGATTCTCTTTTCAAAATCTCCGTCGGGTTTTATTGTGACCGCTATCGATAAATTGTCGTACGGTTTGTAAACTTTGTCTATGACTTCGTAGTCGAAGAGTTCTATCACATTTATACCAGTGTCTTCCTTACCCTCTTCGAGGAGATTCTGAAGCACTGCCGCAACGAATCCCCTGAATATGTTTCCACCACCGAAATGAACCCATTTCGGTTGTTCTTTTGTATTTTTCTCTACTTCGTCGAGATCGAAATACGGAGGCCTGACACCTATCTTTTCCCAAGCTGCTCTATCTTTTATCGTTTCCCTGTTGAGACGCACGTTTTCACCTCCTTATCTTTCCACTCGACCGGAGGTAGCACCAGATGCGAGTTTCTCTATCTCTTCTACGCTAAGTACCGCGAAATCCCCAGGTATCGTGTGCTTGAGACAGGAAGCGGCTGCTGCGAATTCGGCTTTCTTCTGCGGGTCAAATTCCATCAAACTTCCGTAGATGAGAGCCCCTGCAAAGCTGTCTCCGGCTCCCACTCTGTCCACGATATGTATTTCATATCTGTTCGAGAAATGGGGCTGACCATTTTCAAAAACCATGACAGACCAGTAATTCACAGTTGCGGATATGCTTTCTCTGAGAGTGATACCAACCGTCTTGAAGTTGTACTTCTTATTGACTTCTTCTGCTATCTTCGCGTACGATTCTCTGTTCAGTTTTCCTGTCTTAAGATCGAGACCTTCAACCGAGATACCAAGGACTTTTTCTATGTCTTCTTCGTTTGCAATCAGAACATCCACGTATTCCATGAATGGAATCATCACCTTCTGTGCCTCTTCTTTTGTCCAGAGTCTTGCTCTGTAGTTGAGATCACAGCTCACCGTCACACCTTTTTCTCTGGCGACTTTCAAGGCGTCTTCAAGGATGAAAGGGAGTTCTTTTCCAAGGGAAGGAGTAATTCCTGAGAAGTGGAACCATCTGGCACCATCCAAAATTTTCTCCCAGTCGAAGTCTTCCCTTTTTGCCTCAGAAATGGCAGAGTGTGCTCTGTCGTAGACAACTTTACTCGGTCTCTGAGAAGCCCCTATTTCGAGGAAGTAAATACCTATTCGATTTCCACCTCTTGCTATGTAGTCTGTCTTCACACCGAACTTTCTGAGATGTCCTGCTGCAGCGTCCCCCAGCGGGTTGTTTGGTAGTTTTGTCACAAAGTACGCATCGAGTCCCATCTGAGCAAGAAAAGCCGCTACGTTCGCTTCTGCTCCGCCGTAGGTGACGTCGAAGCTGTCTGTCTGGAAGATCCTCTTATGGTCTGGTGGTGAGAGTCTCAACATGATCTCTCCAAAAGTTACCACCTTCATTCTGTGCACCCCCTGATCTTTTCTACGAGCGCTTTTGCTTTTTCTCTCACCTCGTCTGGTGTTCCTTTCACAAGAGCACTTCCAACACCAACAGCGAGGACTCCGGCTTTGAACCACTCACACACGTTGTCCAGATTCACGCCTCCAGTGGGCACGAATTTCACATTGGGGAACGGTCCTTTCATCGCTTTTACAAACTGAGGTCCCACCACTTCTCCAGGGAAGAGTTTCAAAATCGTGTGACCGAGTTTCATGGCTTTTACAAGTTCGGTGGGTGTCATCACACCGGGCATGTAGAAGACACCTTTTTCTTTGCAGAATTGAGAGATTTCTTCGTCAAGGTGTGGACTGACGATGAACTCTGCTCCACTTTCTACAGCTTTTCTGCACTGTTCGACACTCGTCACTGTACCTGCACCTATTATGGCACCTTTTTCCTTGAGGAACGAGAGTTCTTTGATGACTGTGTCAGCGTCTGGAACAGTGAAGGTGATTTCGATGAGGTGAACTCCTCCTTCAAAAACAGCCAACGCCTTTTCTTTCGCTTCTTCCACACTGTTTGCCCTCAGCACGGCTACAATCTTGTGTTTTTTGAAGAGCTCTTCCATCTTCATCCCTCCTGATATGTGATGTTTAATAATGTTTCGAAAAAACCAAAAATCATAGATCTACGGATTTCAATATCCAAGTTTTCTGGATATTTCTTCTGCCTTTTCTTTGAGTACATCGGAGTATTCTTCTATTTTTTCCTCTGTGAACTTTCGTGCAACCCCGGAAATACTCACTCCAGCCACCGGATATCCGTTGTGATCAAATATAGGAACTCCCACACACATGATACCTATTTCGTTTTCTTCGTTGTCTACGGCGTATCCTCGCTTTCTAATTTTTTCAAGCTCTCTCTTCAGTACTCTGGGATTCGTGATGGTGTTTGGGGTTTTTGGTTTTAGTTCCACAATTTTCAGGTATTCCTTCAATTCTTTTTCGGGAACGAAGGCGAGAATGGATTTACCAGAGGCTGTGGAGTAAAGGTCGACTTTCATACCAAGTCTTGAGACCATAGGAATGCTCTGCTCACCCTCCACCTTGTCTATGTAAACTCCCTCGAAGCCATCTTTCAAAATCAGGTGTACTGTTTCCCCCGTTCTTTTCATGATATCCACGAGATGGTCGTGAGCTATATCCCTAATGTTGAAGCGCCTCAGAACGAATGAACCGTACTCTATCAATTTGTACCCCGGTACGTATCTCTTGTCTTTTTTTCTGAGAACAAACCCTTTCTCTTCGAGAACGATCATGTATTTGTATGCGTTTGAAACGCTCATATTGAACTTTTCGGCTATTTCAGAAACACTTACATCGCCAGGATTCTTTACGATGAAATCCAGTATTTCAAAGGCTTTTTTGAGGGTATTCAAATTATCTGCCTCCCTGATTTTCTTCTTTGTCTACAATCAATTATAATAATACCATGAAGATTTTCTTTTTGAGAAAACCATTTTCAAATGGAGGTGGATGTATGTTTCTTGGAGAGGATTACCTTCTGACAAACAGAGCAGCTGTGCGATTGTTCAATGAGGTCAAGGATCTTCCCATTGTGGATCCACACAACCATCTGGATGCGAAAGACATCGTTGAGAACAAACCCTGGAACGATATCTGGGAAGTAGAGGGGGCAACAGATCATTATGTGTGGGAACTCATGAGACGCTGTGGTGTTTCAGAAGAGTACATAACCGGGTCGAGAAGTAACAAAGAGAAGTGGCTTGCACTCGCAAAGGTGTTTCCAAGATTTGTGGGAAATCCAACCTACGAGTGGATACACCTTGATCTCTGGAGAAGGTTCAACATAAAGAAGGTAATTTCAGAAGAGACGGCAGAAGAGATATGGGAAGAAACGAAAAAGAAGCTTCCTGAGATGACACCTCAGAAACTTCTCAGAGACATGAAGGTGGAGATCCTTTGCACGACAGATGATCCTGTTTCCACTCTGGAACATCACAGGAAGGCAAAAGAAGTGGTGGAAGGTGTTACCATCCTTCCCACCTGGAGGCCGGACAGAGCAATGAACGTGGACAAAGAGGGATGGAAAGAGTACGTGGAGAAGATGGGGGAGCGTTACGGTGAAGATACCTCCACGCTGGAGGGTTTCCTGAGTGCGCTCTGGAAATCCCACGAACATTTCAAGGAGCATGGTTGTGTGGCGAGTGACCATGCTCTCCTGGAGCCATCGGTGTACTATGTGGATGAAAACAGAGCAAGGGCAGTTCATGAAAAAGCCTTCAGTGGGGAGAAACTCACTCAGGATGAAATAAACGATTACAAGGCTTTCATGATGATTCAGTTTGGGAAAATGAACCAGGAAACGAACTGGGTGACACAGCTTCACATCGGTGCTTTGAGAGATTACAGAGACAGTCTTTTCAAAACACTCGGACCGGACTCAGGAGGAGATATTTCGACGAACTTTCTGAGAATTGCAGAAGGGCTGAGGTACTTTCTGAACGAGTTCGACGGAAAGCTCAAGATCGTTCTCTATGTACTCGATCCCACGCATCTTCCAACGATAGCCACCATTGCACGTGCTTTCCCAAATGTTTATGTCGGTGCTCCATGGTGGTTCAACGACAGTCCATTCGGCATGGAGATGCACCTGAAATACCTCGCTTCAGTCGATCTTCTGTACAACCTTGCGGGGATGGTCACAGATTCCAGAAAACTTCTCTCCTTCGGTTCCAGAACGGAGATGTTCAGGAGGGTTCTTTCGAATGTGGTGGGAGAGATGGTTGAAAAAGGGCAGATTCCCATCAAGGAAGCGAAGGAACTCGTGAAGCACGTTAGTTACGATGGCCCGAAGTCTCTCTTCTTTAGATGAGGGGGGAAATTATGAAAAAAATTTTCAATTACGTTTTGGCCTATCTCTTTCTTGCAGTGACAAGTGTTCTTGGATTTTACGTGATATTCATAGAAGGTAGAAGATTCTTCTTCACCTTGCTTGGACTCACAAGTGCTCGTTTACAAAC
Protein-coding regions in this window:
- the uxaC gene encoding glucuronate isomerase gives rise to the protein MFLGEDYLLTNRAAVRLFNEVKDLPIVDPHNHLDAKDIVENKPWNDIWEVEGATDHYVWELMRRCGVSEEYITGSRSNKEKWLALAKVFPRFVGNPTYEWIHLDLWRRFNIKKVISEETAEEIWEETKKKLPEMTPQKLLRDMKVEILCTTDDPVSTLEHHRKAKEVVEGVTILPTWRPDRAMNVDKEGWKEYVEKMGERYGEDTSTLEGFLSALWKSHEHFKEHGCVASDHALLEPSVYYVDENRARAVHEKAFSGEKLTQDEINDYKAFMMIQFGKMNQETNWVTQLHIGALRDYRDSLFKTLGPDSGGDISTNFLRIAEGLRYFLNEFDGKLKIVLYVLDPTHLPTIATIARAFPNVYVGAPWWFNDSPFGMEMHLKYLASVDLLYNLAGMVTDSRKLLSFGSRTEMFRRVLSNVVGEMVEKGQIPIKEAKELVKHVSYDGPKSLFFR